In Hydractinia symbiolongicarpus strain clone_291-10 chromosome 15, HSymV2.1, whole genome shotgun sequence, one DNA window encodes the following:
- the LOC130628626 gene encoding neurogenic differentiation factor 4-like, which produces MYPNAMEYSLVERLHHFPQHPYESQCALSPHDTKLYSQNNEIFDMHFPNYNHQDFPQNVFQQDDNVKKTGKQKNKLNNQIIRQRQLRRNERERARQNRLNDAFDVLRGAIPDFLAPYKKGQKLTQIETLRLARHYISSLKELLDTEQTS; this is translated from the coding sequence ATGTATCCAAACGCCATGGAATATTCCCTCGTTGAGCGACTTCATCACTTTCCTCAACATCCATATGAATCTCAGTGTGCATTGAGTCCCCACGACACAAAACTCTATTCACAAAACAATGAAATCTTTGACATGCATTTCCCTAATTATAATCATCAAGACTTCCCACAAAATGTATTTCAACAAGATGACAACGTTAAGAAAACTGGGaagcaaaaaaacaaactaaataatcaaATCATTCGACAACGTCAGCTTAGGAGGAATGAACGCGAACGAGCTCGTCAAAACAGACTTAATGATGCTTTCGATGTTTTGCGAGGCGCTATCCCAGATTTTCTTGCACCGTACAAGAAAGGACAAAAACTAACACAGATTGAAACTTTGCGACTTGCACGACATTACATATCCTCTTTGAAAGAATTACTGGACACAGAACAAACCTCCTAA